The region ATTGACCAGTTGGTGCAGGCCTTTGTACCCATAGCCGAACAACGCGGGATTACCCTCAACTACCAGACCGATGTATCGGGGATGTGGCTGTTCGACGCCGAGAAAGTTGGTCAGATCGGCTATAATCTGCTGGCAAACGCCATTAAGTTCACTACCGGGCCCGCTACACAAAAAGCTGGTTCCACACACGTTACAGTCCGGCTGGAGAACGGTTCGCCCATCCGGCTCTCTGTCTCGGATACGGGCATTGGTATTCCGACGGCTAATTTACCCCATATCTTCGACCGTTTTTATCAGGTAAACTCGCTGGTGCGACCGCTGGAACCCGGCACGGGCATAGGCCTGTCGATGGTTAAGGAACTAACGGAACTGATGGGCGGTACGGTATCGGTCAGCAGCAGTACAGGTACCCCCACGACACCGTCGGGCAGTACCTTCGTTGTCGATTTGCCAATATGTCCTTTATCAACCGAAGAGGGTGTTGTCGACGACAGTTTCTCCATACGGGACTGGTTTCCGCTGCGAGCAACCGAGCCGGATACCGAATGGGGGTCTATAACTCCTCCGGAGGATGCTCCCCTTGTTGTTGTTGTGGAGGATAATGATGAACTCCGCACCTTTCTGGCCGAAGAACTGACAAACCACTACCGGGTACTGACGGCCGCTTCGGGTGAACGGGGCTGGACAATGATCCAGACCGAATTGCCCGACGTCGTTATTTCTGATGTAATGATGCCGGGCATGGACGGGTATGCTTTAACCCAACTCATCAAAACTACACCGGCCACCGATCATATTGCGGTTATCCTGCTCACCGCCAAAGCAGCCAGTGACAGTCGGCTGGCCGGTCTCCAGCAAGGAGCCGACGACTACCTGACCAAACCTTTCGTTATCGAAGAACTGGTGTTGCGGCTGCGCAACCTCCTGGCTCGTCAGCAACGGTTACGTACGCTTTATCAGCAGCAACTAGCCCGCCCCGAACTGCCCCAACCTATAGAAACCGTTCAGGACGGATGGTTAAGAACCTTATTCACTGTGCTGGATGAACACCTCGACGACTCCTCATTTACCGTGGAGCGGCTGGCCGAATGTATGGCATTGAGTAGTAAAACGCTGCTCCGAAAAGTGCAGTCGCTCACGCAACTGTCGACCAACGACCTGATCCGGCGGTACCGTTTACGCAAAGCCGTCGACCTACTCCGGGCCGGACACGGTGTATCCGAAACCGCTTATATGGTTGGCTTCGATACGCCCTCGTATTTCGGTCAGTGTTTCAAGGAGATTTATCAGGTTACGCCTAAAGATTTCGCCATCTCAACAAAAGCGTAATCCGTCTCCCGGCGCTTTTATAACCCATACTGATTTTGTAAAAAGCCACCAGAGGTTTGGGTAATAGAGTTTAGTCGTATAACGATTTAACTCTATTACCTAAACCTCCGGTGGCTATCAACATGGCGTTCCGATAAGACTATCGCATAGTTTAACTTACTTTTTAATAAACCGGCCTTTCAGCAATTTAAGGTCGGGCGTAACAACCTGGTATACATAAATACCCGTTGGTAATGTCCCTGTCTCCACCCGGACTTCATTAACAGGAGTAGCTGGAATTACATGATTAACACGCTGGCCATCAATAGAATAAATACTCACTTCAGATATGGCCAGGTCCGAATTCGTCAGGCGAAGGAATAGTTCATCTACACAAGGCGAGGGCGACGATGAAATTTCCCGCACCGTCGTTTCCAGTCCGGCGGTCAGCCCCGACAGTTCGACGCCTTCGCGGGCACCAGCCACCGGCTGAAACTCGTAGGCCCCAATATCTATAGCTGTTCCCTTGGGCCGACCATTACCGGCAAGGTCGGTAGTCATAGTACAGTACGTATTCAGGATTCCTTTATCGACCAGTGGAGAGCCTTTCAGTGGCCGGTAGTTTGCATCAACAATACTGGTTGTTAAGGCTGTACTTAGGGAAGATGCATAATAATTGGCCGACTGCGTTATCTGGTAACCTGTTATCAGCTTAACTAACTTGCCCGTTCCTGCCTGAATTACTGCATTGTTGGTCATGGTTGTCTGATCCAGCTTATTATAGAAACATAACCCATCCAGTACTGAGTTAACAAAGGTATTATTGGTAACGATCAACGGATTACCGCTGGGTGTTCCGGCCCGGTTGTCGCAGAACAAACCGTATCCGCCAACATCTGTGACCAGGTTGTTGTAGATCAGATTCTTACCGGAGTGACCAACAAATATGATTCCATTTCCACCCACATAGCGCACGGTATTATTGTATAGTCGGCCGGCAGAGCCCCCAGACGCCTGAATGCCGTTGTTCTGATACTGCTGAAACGGGGAGATCCCGGCATGGTTGATTACATTATTATATACCTGGTAATCTGGCGCACAGGCATATTGGATACCTTCGGCACCGGTGCGCTCGACCAGATTGTTGTAAATGGCCAGACCATAAATGTTGTGCGGATAAACCACCTTGGTCACACCATCACAGGTCTTGGTAATGCCGCTGTTCCAGAATGAGTTGCCGATGTACATCCCCTCGCCGTAGGTATCGTGTATGTAGTTGTCGTGTATCTTGATATTGTACATCGCGAAGTTGCCCCGCCAGGTAGCCGGATCGCAGGTAGGGTCCATCTTGATCATGATCCCGGCAAATCCGGTGCTCGAGACTTCGACCCGCTCAATTTCGAAATTGGAGCTAAAGCCCGTCACGTTGACGCCCGATGCTCCGCTGGGAGTTTTAGTGAGTTGAATGCCGTATTTGTAGCGGCTGTCGCCCGAGCCGGTAAGCTTGACGTACTTACTGTCATAAAACTGGATACCGTTGGTGCCGGTCTCAGTACCGACCGTAACAAGCCCACCGCAGTTAACAATTTTAATAGGCTGGGTGGCAGAGCCAACAATATTTTTGAAGTACAGGTACGAATAATTACCGGCTGCTACACAAATTGTCTGACCAGGTTTGTAGCCTAGCGCCTTACCATCATACATGGCTGCTTTCGAGATGGTAACGTTACAATTACACGTTTGGGCTATCACCGAATGGCTGGTAAGAACCAGGTAAACAACCACCAGCAGAGATAGACCTGAAGTATTAAACTTCCTTACTTTACCAATACATTTAGTTAACATATTTAATGAACAGTTAACTCTAAATAAATCATTATACATGTTTAACATCTTATAAGTACATATTACGGTTTAAGTGCATATATATGGCAATAATTTTACTAATACAAACTATAGTAAATTAATTATATAGAATATCAGTACTTATTTTAATTACATATATTAATAATAAATCAATATAAATTATATAGTACACTTAATTGATCACAAAGGGAGATTTTCAACAAAACGATTTTTGTCATTTAATAGTAAAATTTACTAGGTGGTCAGCTTTTTTTAATCACATTACTAACAAATGGCTCGTATTCAGTTACATCTGAGCAAAATTAGCTACGCCAGTCAGATGGGTACCACAGGTAGTCAGACGTATAAATCTGACACACGCAACACGTATTAACCTATACGTCTGGCAGGGTTCGATAGCTCTATCGATTTTAGAAAATAGCTTTCCTGGGAGTTCAGGAAAAGCTTAACATATTTTAACGGCCTGCTAATCAAGCTACAGAGCGAACAAACCCGATTCCTGAATACCTTCACGGCCGTAAAATCCAAACCCATTGTCCGCTTGCGTTGAAGAACCCTAACCCGCTCGGCTTATGCTACAGAATTACCTAAAAATCGCCTTTCGAAACCTGGCCCGCAGGCGGTTCTACGCGCTCGTCACCCTGCTCGGGCTTACGGTGGGCATTACGTTCCTGCTGCTTATTGGCAGCTATATTCAGGGCGAACTGGCCGTTAACAAAACCCTCCGACATGCCGACCGGCAGTATCTGGTGCAAAGCCGCTGGAAGGTGCCCGACATGGGTATGGACATCACAACGCTGGCGCCCCTGGGCCCTACGCTTAAGCAGCGATATCCCGGTTTGGTTGCCAACTACTACCGTTTTTATGGCGTTTCAGCCAACATCTCGACAGGCGAAAACCATTTTCGGGAGTCAATCCAGATCGGCGACTCTACCCTACTGGCCATGTTCGGTTTTCCGCTAGCCTTTGGCGATCCCCAAACGGCCCTGCTGGCTCCTAACTCAATGGTGATTACGGCAGCAATTGCCCAAAAGTTTTTTGGCAGAACGGATGTTCTCCGCCAACAACTGACCGTGCAGACGCCGGTGGGGGGTAAGCAGGTATTCACCATAACGGGTGTTTTGGAGCCACTGCCAACCAACAGTGTGACGCAGTTGCTTCAGTTGCCCGATCAGATTTTTATATCGCTGCGCAACGTCAGTTACTTTACAAACGAAGCGGGTATGCGCTCCTGGCAGAATCAGTACATTCCGACCTATCTGGAACTACAGCCGGGCGTAACGCCGGATCAGCTAGCGAAGCCCCTTGCTCAAGTACTGGCAACCGATGTCCCAACTGGCTTTAGAGAAAACCTCAGCCTCGATCTCAGCCCTCTGGAAACATTTTATATAAAAGCAGGAAATGGCCTGGTCGAAAAAATGATATTGACCTTGCTCATCATCGCTGTATTTATCCTGCTGATGGCCGTGGTCAATTTTGTAAATATCACCATTGGTATGTCGGCAACACGACTGCGGGAAATTGGCGTCCGGAAGGTACTGGGTGGCCTGAAAAAGCAGGTGATTGCCCAATTTCTGGCCGAAGCAATCCTGTTAACCACGGGCGCTACGCTACTGGCGTTGGGGGGTTATGAACTTTTCCGGCCTACGTTTGCTACGTTGCTCGACAAGCCAATATCATCTCTGTTAAGCTGGTCACCTTATGCTTTTCTGAGCCTGGTGGTTCTTGTTGTGATCATCGGTTTGCTGGCCGGTAGCTACCCTGCCTTTGTACTGTCGGGGCTGCCGTCTGTTGAGTCACTGAAAGGAAAACTACTTGCATCGGTGCAAAAAGGTATCGGATTGCGTCGGGCGTTGGTTGTCTTTCAGTTTACGGTGGCCATTCTGGTTTTTGTTGGCGCGGTCGTCATTAGTCGACAGGTTTCTTTCTTTTTCAACAAAGATTTAGGTTATCAGAAAGAGCAGATACTAACCGTGTCGTCGGTGCCCCGCGACTGGTCGCCAGCGGGTGTGCAACGTATGATAGGGATACGCAATCAACTGGCCCGTATTCCGGGCGTTCAGGATGTGAGTTTTTCATTTGAAGTACCGGATGGCCGAAGCAGCGGCAGCAGCCAGTTATTCCCTCAGGGCCGCGACAGTACGGATGCGATAACGGCCGATGTGCTGACAACCGACGAACGGTTTGCACAAACTTACGGGCTAACGATGCGGGAGGGAGCTTATTTTGGCCCCACGGATGCAGATTCGTTACACGCTGTGCTGAATGAGTCGGCCACGAAGGCGCTTGGCTGGACCAATCCGGCAAAAGCAATAGATCAACTGGTTCGGTTTCAGGGCAGCAACCGGGTTTACCGGGTGAGCGGCATTGTAAAAGACTTCCATTTTGGATCTTTGCATCAGGCCATCAAGCCACTTATTTTCCTGAACGTTCGGAGCAACACGATATACCGCAACTTCTCGTTCAAAGTAGCGTCTGGTCCATCTGCTACGGGACTGAACAGCCATTTACCCGAAACCATAGCGGCCATCAACCAAGAATGGGCACGACTGTTCCCCGACGCCCCTTTCGAGTACTCGTTCATGGACGATACCCTTCAGAAGCTCTACAGAACCGAAATTCAATTGCAAAAGGCATCGCGGCTGGCAACCACGCTGGCCCTAATCATCGTGTTACTGGGTGTGCTGGGACTGGTGTCGCTGAACGTGACCCGCCGGACAAAAGAGATTGGTATCCGCAAAGTGCTGGGTTCTTCGACGTTCGGCATCGTCAATCTGTTCATGAAAGAATTTGTCCTGATTCTGGTGATGGCCAACATCATCGCGTGGCCCGTAGCCTATTACCTGCTGAGCGACTGGCTCACACACTTTGCTTATCGGACCGATTTATCCTGGTGGCCTTTTGCGCTGGTGGCGGGCTGTTTAGCCCTGTTAACCGGATTGATCGTGAGTACGCAAACGATTAAAGCGGCCCTCGCAAACCCGGTGACGTCGTTGCGGAGTGAGTGATGTACCCACGGGCTTTATCCCGTATGTATTGACATAAAACACGGGATAAAGCCGAACGCAGCCCCGGCCGTGGGTACATCTACAAAAACTGGTTCAGGTCCAGTTGCAGGATTTCGGAGAAGGAGGTTTCTGTAGCTATGCCATTATCACCTTTACGGTACCGAAACCAATGTTCTGTTCGGTAATTATAGACGAAGCCTTCGAGAATATCGTAGGGGAAATCTTCGATTAAACTAACCACTTTTTGCAAGTCCCCTTTCAGGCCACGGGTATGACAAACTTCAATAATAACCGGTATATGATCACGCGCTTTATCATATAAAATCAAGTCAGGAGTGGGCGGTCCGTCGTAACGGCTTGTTCGACCTTCGTCGAGCATCGTTTCGGGCAACGGCTCTAATGAAATGGCTTTATCATAATAAAACAGTTTACCTAAGCCAACATTCAACTTACTGATAACGCGCTGGTGATCCATAGGCGCATTTACGCCCATTTCATCTTCATGAACCATTGATAGGCCGTGCGAGACTTTGTACATAGTTAATTATGGTAAAGGTTACAACCTGGTGTGCTTACAAAAATTGATTCAGGTCCAGTTGGAGGATGTCGGAGAAAGAGGTTGACTGTGTTAATCCGTCACCGCCCGAACGATAAAGAACCCAGGTTCCGGCTCGATAATCGTAGATAAATCCCTCCTGAATGCCATAATCACCATCGTCTATCAACTGAATAACTTTACGCAAATCACCTTTCAACCCGTTTGTATGGCATACTTCAATAATAATTGGCGTTTGTGATGCCGAATTATCTCGCAACGATATGTCTGGCACTGGACTAGCCTTCCCTTCATCAAGCATTGTTTCGGGTAATGGCTCCAGTGATATTGCCTTTTCGCGGTGATACAAGACACCCAAACCAATCGTCAGCAGCGAGATGATACGCTGATGATCAATGGGTGCCCATATGCCTAAATCTTCAGCAGCCAATGATGTATCTATAGCAGCAGGAAAGTACATAAACTGTTGTTTTTAACAAATCTAACGAAAAAAGTGATGTTTCAGTCCTACCTCAAGATCGCCCTTCGCAACCTGCGTTCGCAACGCAGTTACACCCTGCTGAACATCCTTGGCCTGTCGATTGGCATGGCCGGAGCCCTCCTTATTTTCCTGTTTCTGCGCCACCACCTGAGTATCGACCGGCACCACGCGAAACTCGACCGCATCGTCCGAATCAATACGGATATGCACCTTCCCGACGGTTCTATCGAGTACAATCCGGAGTCTCCTATGCCCCTGGTAGAAGCCTTACGCAAAGACTATCCGCAGGTTGAACAGGCCGCTTTCCTGATGATGAACCGAGAGCTGACCGTTGGCGTCAGACAAGCCGGAAAGGGAACAGTCCGGCGGTTTCTGGAGCACAAAGGCACCGGGTTAGTCGAGCCGGAATGGTTTGACATATTGGATTACAGATGGTTACAGGGTAACCCAAAAACAGCTCTTCGTCAGCCCAACAGCGTGGTACTGACCGAGACCTGGGCCAAAAAGTACTTTGGTAATACCAATCCCATTGGACAGACCCTCACGCTTAACAACAAAATCGATGTGACGGTCACAGGTATCCTGGCTGACCCACCACCCATGACCGACACCGATCTCGGCCTGTTTGTGTCGATGGCTACCCTGAAGGAATTCGACCCGACTTATGAAGTCGATAACTGGTGGTTCCTTAACAGCACTAACCGGGTTTACGCAACCCTCAAAAACTCACAAGCGGCTACAAGCCTCGAACAATCGTTTCCGGCACTCGCCAAAAAGCATTATGGGGCCGATGCAAAGGTTTTCCAGCTCCATATCCAGCCTCTGCGGGACATCCATACCGATGTAAAGCGGGGCGGTGAGACCATTCGGCCTTCCCTAATCTGGTCGCTGGGTGTCATTGGGGTGCTGCTGATTGTGGCGGCCTGTATCAACTTCATCAATCTGGCTACGGCACAGGCACTCCGACGCGGTAAAGAAGTGGGCGTTCGCAAAACCCTGGGTAGTTCGCGAAGGCAGTTGATTGGTCAGTTCTTGCTGGAAGCAAGCCTGATCGTTTTTGCCGCTGCCGCGCTGTCCCTACTGCTGGTTGCCATGCTGCTCCCCTTCTTCTCGGACTGGGTCCAACTAACTTTATCCTTCCGGCCTGACGGCCTTACGATGCTGTTCATCGGGTTACTGCTAACGAGTATCATCCTGATTGCCGGTGGCTATCCGGCTGCAGTACTGTCGGGGGTGTCGCCCTGGTCAGCGCTGAAAGGGAAACTTACCGGTGCTTCAGGGCACGGCTTTACGGTTCGGCGGGTGCTGGTTGTGAGTCAGTTTGTTGTTTGTCAGGCATTGATAATCGGGGCGCTGGTCGTGGCGAATCAGATACGGTATATACAACGGGCCGATCTGGGATTTCGGAAGGACAACATCGTGGTGGTTACGATGCCCGTCAACCAACAGGCGCGTCTGGAAGCGTTCAAACAAAAACTCTCCCAGTATACCGACGTACAGTCGGTCAGCTTCAGCCACCGCCCACCGGCCAGCGACCAGATGTATGGCGGCTCCATCAAGTTCAACGGCAGTAACGACTGGTCGGTATTCCCTGTTCGGGAACGGTTGGCCGATGCCGATTATGTGCGCACTTACGGCCTGACGCTGGTTGCCGGGCGCAACATCGTACAAAGCGACACCATCCGCGAATACCTCGTCAACGAGTCTCTGGCTCATCAGCTTGGCTTTCAAAATCCACAGCAGATAGTGGGCAAAAAACTACAGTACTATCATTCGTCGGTGCCTCTGCCCATCGTGGGCGTCGTAAAAGACTTTCATCAGAAATCACTTCGGGAAGCTATAGCTCCCTGCCTGATTGCCAGCAAAGCCGATTGGTACGCCCGGGTGGGTATACGTATTTCGGGCAAAAACCTGACGCAAACGCTTCAGCACATTCGGCAAACGTGGCAGCAGATATACCCCGAGGAAGTGTTCGAATACCAGTTTCTGGACGATCAGGTCGCTAAATTTTATGAGACTGAAAACCTGATCGCCCGACTCATCAACGCCTTCACGGGCATTGCCATCCTGATCTGCTGCCTGGGGCTATACGGCTTGGTGCTGCACATTGTTGGCCAGCGGACCAAAGAGATCGGCATTCGGAAAGTGCTCGGCGCGAGCGTCACCAGCATTGTAGCGCTACTTTCAGCCGAGTTTTTGAAACTGGTGGCGGTGGCCATTGTCATTGCCAGTCCGCTGGCGTGGTGGGTCATGAACCAGTGGCTACAGGACTTCGCCTACAAAACCGACATCGCCTGGTGGGTATTCGTGCTGGCGGGCATACTGGCCGTGAGTATAGCGCTATTGACCGTCAGTTTCCAGAGTATTAAAGCGGCTTTGGTGAACCCGGTGAAATCGTTGCGGTCCGAATAGGAACGCGGGGTGTAGAGACAAGGCATGCGTTGTCTCTACCTTACAAAATTAAAACTGTTTCAGGTAGCTGATTTTGGCGATGGCGTGGTCTTCGGTTTGGGTTCTCTGCTGTAAATTCTGAAAACCCCGATGGTTGAGAACGACATACACGTACGACAGCGGCTGGTACTCCCACGACAGACGGATGTTGTAATTCTGCGACTGGTTTTCTGAATTACGCTGGTAAAAGCCGATCAACTGAAGGCGGGGGTTTAGGGCAAATCGCCCTTCGATGGCATACAGATCGACGGTTGCGCTGGTTTTATCCTCGCCCACCTCAACGAAGCGGTTCCGGTTAAAACGCCCCGACAATGAGAAATGCGGGATGGGCGCAAACTGCACCGTCCAGTCGCCCGAGTTCAGCTTTCCGCCGAAATAGGTTCCCCAGTTATACATAGTCTGGATATTCAGGATGCGCGACGGGTCGGTGCTGGCGTAGATCTGGTGACGCACATAATTGAACTGACCCGTTTGAATTTTGACACCCAGCGGTTCAAATACCTCGGTAAGCTGCTGATAGGTGGGCGTGATGCTGTAGCCAAAATAGGCCCCACTCTGGAGGTTCAGCCAGATGGGGTAAACTGTCCAGGTGCGCTCGATGAGTTTGCCGGTGGAAGCCTGATGATAAAACTCCGGGAAAACGCTCGGCTCCCACGCCCGTAACCACTTCTTGAACGGCAGCCGCCGACCCCGATACCACCAGAAGATACCGGGTGTAGTGGCAATGACGTCATTGCGCGAAACAAAGCCCAACTCCGGGTCGTAATCCTTCGTGACGATGGACTGCGTCCACCAGATTTTGAATTGGTTACTCACATAGAAATACTGCGCATAAGCCGAAAAGCCCTGTTTTCCCGTTCGGGCCGAGGTCGAATAGGACGCCAGCGTGTTGAGCGAGTGTGATTCGCCCAGCCGGAAAAAGCCGTCTATCGTACCAACGACATTCGAGCCGTCGGGTCGGTCCTTGACCGTCAGCAGGCCCCCGATATGGTGCTGTTTGCCAAAATTCTCCGAAAACCGCCCGACAAAAAAGTTGGTAGCGGGCGTATCGTCAACCCCTCGCTGCCGCATTAGAATGGCCCCGATGTTTCGTTTCGAAGAGCGATACACAAACCGTCCGCCCACATCAATCGGGATAGGGTTCCCGCTATCGTCCAGGCCAATCCGGCGGCTAAAAAATGGCTGGATGCGCATATTCCCACCCGACTCATCCAGATTCCGGCTGATACCCACGCCAAACAACGAGGCATTTTCCAGAAAAAACTGTCGCCGTTCGGGGAAGAACACCGAAAACCGGCTTACGTTATTCACCTGCCGGTCGGCATCAGCCTGAGCAAAATCCGTGTTAGCGGTGAGGTCCAGTACCGCGTTTGGATTAATGGCCCATTTGAGTTCGCCCCCGAGTTTAACTTTTGTCTCCTCGGGCTTTACGGACGCATCGAAGCCGGTATACCGGTCGTAGGACGTCAGGACATACGGCTGTATGCGGATATTTGGTTTCGGTGGTGGCGGCTGAAGGTTAGCCAGAATACCGGCATAATCCATCCGAAACGACGAAAAAGAGCGTGGGTACGGCGAAAACGCGGAGATTTCGTTCGTTAGTCGTCGGTTACGGTAGATATTAAATCCCCAGTTCTGCACCGCTTCGGTTGTTTTGGGATAGCGCAATGTCTGCCACGGAATAGCGATTTCAGCCACCCAACCCGAATCACTACGGGCGGTACGCACCCGCCACAGGCCATCCCAGTCAAAGTCGTAATAAATATCGTCGAAGGATAGGAAATCGCGCTGAACACCGTAGGGATTGGTGGCAAAGGCCATGGCATTGCGCCGGTCATTGAACCCATCGAACGACAGGTTGACCAGATCATGCTGCGTATAGTTGAAATCACGCTTGAAATCGGTAGCCCGGATGGCCTTTTTGCCCAGCGAATCCCGCAAAACAATCCCGAAATAGAGAAACTGCTTGTTATACAAAACCCGCACGTCCGTTTGGTGGTTGGGGCTTTTGCCCTGATACGGTTCAATCTGAATAAAGCCCGGAGACGGTTTCGTTTTCTTCCATTCAGGATCATTTAGCAGCCCTTCAACCTTCAGAGACGATTTAATCTGCACCGCTTCAATAACCCGCCGAACCGAATCGGGCTTGAAAATAGTCGCATCCTGGGCAAACGAACGAAGGGAAATCAACAATAATAGCGTAGAGAGTCTTTTCATTCACAGAAGTTTAAGACTACAAAAGTCTGTAAAATGCTTAATTGTACAGTTAAGATCAATAAATTAGTGTTGTCGATAAGTTGATCTCAAAACGCCCTATATGATGAGAAAGCAGTTTTATTGATTAAGTACAAAACTAGGTTAAACTCTCCAGCCGCGTTACACACTCATTAAAGTGCGGACATTCTTGCCGGAGAACAGGGAGGGTTATATCTTTCAGAATCAGAATGCCGTCCGTTATTTTATTATAACTCGAACAAAGTGATAAAATTCGCTTCGATGGAGCGGTAAGCGGACTGTCATTAATCTCTTCCGGCGTTTGGTAAGCCTTTCTTATCGCAGTTAAACTACCTGTAGGCAGGTCAGGATGGTCGAGTTGAAGCCAGTTTTCGGTATGTGCAGGATCAGCAAAAAGCAATGCTTCAAACTCGTGCAGCTGCAAATAGGGGATGAACCGATAATGACCAATACGATCCTCAAATGCCTGTTCGAGCCGAAGCACCCGGTCATACGAACGAAATAACCGAGTTTCATTAAAGGCTGGGAACTGACTGTCTAAGCCATACAGATCAATAAGTGTCGTATGCCAGGCCGTAGGATCTTCGCTTAGCCACTGCCGTATGTCAAACTCAGCTTTCCCAAAGTTGGTGTAACCACCTCGTTGGGTTTTACTAGTGCGTAGTCGGCGTACATCGGCGTAGATACCCAATGGGAGTAAATGAGGACGTAGTATCTGATTAACAAACTGCTCTTCAGCATGGCCCTCGGCCGTTATATTAAGTCGAATCATGGGGTGCCGCCAATTACGTTTTTCTCCCACAGATCACCTAAACTGTACTCGGTAAGCCAGGTGGCTAGTACATCCGTCTCCAGTCGTCGGAAGGTAGAGTGGCCAGGGCGGCCGTCCGCATCTTCACGATCAACAACAATTACATCGTCGGGCGCGAAGGCATTGACCAGATTGACGCTTTGTGTGGACACAATGACCTGCGTACGAGACGAGGCTTTTTTCAGCAAACCCGCTAACAGAGCTAATGCTGTCGGGTGCAAACCCAGTTCAGGTTCATCCAGAAGTATAAGGTTGGGTAGTTTTGGCTGTAGGAGTAAAGTTACCAGACAGATGAACCTCAGTGAGCCATCAGAAAGGTCACTGGCGTTAAAGCGCATATCGGATCGGTTATCCTGCCATTCCAGCAAAATTTTCTGCTCATTGTATGGGTTGGGCCGAAAGATGAAATCACCAAAAAAAGGCAATACCAATTTTATTGTACTGACAATTCGTTCGTAGTGTTTCGGTGATTTCTGCTGCATATACCACAGGAAAGCCGCCAGATTACCCGCATCGGCCCGCAAGAAAGCAGTGTCGCTTATATCACTCAATTTCTTGACAGGAGCTTCGGCACTAGTATCGTGAAAATGATAGACACGCCAATTCTTTAGTTGAGCACTAATCACCTGACTGACTTTGAATGAGTTCTTTGTTAAAAGTGACTCTTCTTTTCCCTTCGAAAAACGAACTCCCTCTGTCGTAATAGGCCCTGTAATGACATTAGTTTCTTCAAACTCAATTATAAGCCTATCGTCCTGAGCTATTATTAAGGATAATTCGTACCAACTGTCATTAAAGGTTAAGATGATTTTTATTTGCTTCGTCTCCCGGCTCCCATAATGAAGCAACTTATCTGCCCCGCCTTTTACGGCTGTGTAAACTTGTAGGCGCTGGTTGATAATTTCATGCAGAAAGCGAAACAACTCTATAAAATTTGACTTACCTGCACCATTCTGCCCAATCAAAATA is a window of Spirosoma linguale DSM 74 DNA encoding:
- a CDS encoding protein of unknown function DUF214 (PFAM: protein of unknown function DUF214~KEGG: cps:CPS_4700 ABC transporter, permease protein) is translated as MLQNYLKIAFRNLARRRFYALVTLLGLTVGITFLLLIGSYIQGELAVNKTLRHADRQYLVQSRWKVPDMGMDITTLAPLGPTLKQRYPGLVANYYRFYGVSANISTGENHFRESIQIGDSTLLAMFGFPLAFGDPQTALLAPNSMVITAAIAQKFFGRTDVLRQQLTVQTPVGGKQVFTITGVLEPLPTNSVTQLLQLPDQIFISLRNVSYFTNEAGMRSWQNQYIPTYLELQPGVTPDQLAKPLAQVLATDVPTGFRENLSLDLSPLETFYIKAGNGLVEKMILTLLIIAVFILLMAVVNFVNITIGMSATRLREIGVRKVLGGLKKQVIAQFLAEAILLTTGATLLALGGYELFRPTFATLLDKPISSLLSWSPYAFLSLVVLVVIIGLLAGSYPAFVLSGLPSVESLKGKLLASVQKGIGLRRALVVFQFTVAILVFVGAVVISRQVSFFFNKDLGYQKEQILTVSSVPRDWSPAGVQRMIGIRNQLARIPGVQDVSFSFEVPDGRSSGSSQLFPQGRDSTDAITADVLTTDERFAQTYGLTMREGAYFGPTDADSLHAVLNESATKALGWTNPAKAIDQLVRFQGSNRVYRVSGIVKDFHFGSLHQAIKPLIFLNVRSNTIYRNFSFKVASGPSATGLNSHLPETIAAINQEWARLFPDAPFEYSFMDDTLQKLYRTEIQLQKASRLATTLALIIVLLGVLGLVSLNVTRRTKEIGIRKVLGSSTFGIVNLFMKEFVLILVMANIIAWPVAYYLLSDWLTHFAYRTDLSWWPFALVAGCLALLTGLIVSTQTIKAALANPVTSLRSE
- a CDS encoding protein of unknown function DUF214 (PFAM: protein of unknown function DUF214~KEGG: cps:CPS_4700 ABC transporter, permease protein), with translation MFQSYLKIALRNLRSQRSYTLLNILGLSIGMAGALLIFLFLRHHLSIDRHHAKLDRIVRINTDMHLPDGSIEYNPESPMPLVEALRKDYPQVEQAAFLMMNRELTVGVRQAGKGTVRRFLEHKGTGLVEPEWFDILDYRWLQGNPKTALRQPNSVVLTETWAKKYFGNTNPIGQTLTLNNKIDVTVTGILADPPPMTDTDLGLFVSMATLKEFDPTYEVDNWWFLNSTNRVYATLKNSQAATSLEQSFPALAKKHYGADAKVFQLHIQPLRDIHTDVKRGGETIRPSLIWSLGVIGVLLIVAACINFINLATAQALRRGKEVGVRKTLGSSRRQLIGQFLLEASLIVFAAAALSLLLVAMLLPFFSDWVQLTLSFRPDGLTMLFIGLLLTSIILIAGGYPAAVLSGVSPWSALKGKLTGASGHGFTVRRVLVVSQFVVCQALIIGALVVANQIRYIQRADLGFRKDNIVVVTMPVNQQARLEAFKQKLSQYTDVQSVSFSHRPPASDQMYGGSIKFNGSNDWSVFPVRERLADADYVRTYGLTLVAGRNIVQSDTIREYLVNESLAHQLGFQNPQQIVGKKLQYYHSSVPLPIVGVVKDFHQKSLREAIAPCLIASKADWYARVGIRISGKNLTQTLQHIRQTWQQIYPEEVFEYQFLDDQVAKFYETENLIARLINAFTGIAILICCLGLYGLVLHIVGQRTKEIGIRKVLGASVTSIVALLSAEFLKLVAVAIVIASPLAWWVMNQWLQDFAYKTDIAWWVFVLAGILAVSIALLTVSFQSIKAALVNPVKSLRSE